In Halostella litorea, a single window of DNA contains:
- a CDS encoding ABC transporter permease, whose product MSDPRLAVARRELAALKSEKTIVLALAIQLFIAAFSSFLVVGLVSLYDPGNVEGYNPSVGVAGNASDDLGAAIDEVGGVTAVEYDAAGEAGTAFADGRVDATLVANRTANGTVRVTATVPEENLRTTVLVVKLRDVLEQLERTERDRLSHRLERQPLDLPGRVAASPYFGFTYTVLVPLLVFLPVFISGSVAVDSLTEEVQQGTLELLRVAPLTLRDIVDGKLVAAAGLAPAQVALWLGLLAFNGTRIAHPAALVGVAAGFSLAVVAVGLGIALLAPDRRQAQLLYSSGILLVFTAATLLPAAPPNVVAKLAIGSATTLSWVAAAGYVALGVVCVAVVRAAVGRANPESL is encoded by the coding sequence GTGTCTGACCCGCGCCTCGCGGTCGCCCGGCGGGAACTCGCCGCGCTGAAAAGCGAGAAGACGATCGTGCTCGCGCTGGCGATCCAGTTGTTCATCGCAGCGTTCTCGTCGTTCCTCGTCGTCGGCCTCGTCTCGCTGTACGACCCCGGCAACGTCGAGGGGTACAACCCGTCGGTCGGCGTCGCCGGCAACGCCAGCGACGACCTCGGCGCGGCCATCGACGAGGTCGGCGGCGTGACCGCCGTGGAGTACGACGCGGCCGGCGAGGCCGGGACGGCGTTCGCCGACGGGCGGGTCGACGCGACGCTCGTGGCGAATCGGACGGCGAACGGGACGGTGCGGGTGACGGCGACGGTGCCCGAGGAGAACCTCCGGACGACGGTGCTGGTGGTGAAGCTGCGCGACGTGCTGGAGCAACTGGAGCGGACGGAGCGGGACCGCCTGAGCCACCGCCTCGAACGCCAGCCGCTCGACCTGCCGGGGCGGGTCGCCGCCAGCCCGTACTTCGGCTTCACCTACACCGTACTCGTCCCGCTGTTGGTGTTCCTGCCGGTGTTCATTAGCGGGAGCGTCGCCGTCGACTCGCTGACCGAAGAGGTCCAGCAGGGGACGCTCGAACTCCTCCGGGTCGCGCCGCTCACGCTCCGCGACATCGTCGACGGGAAACTGGTCGCCGCGGCCGGGCTCGCGCCCGCCCAGGTCGCGCTGTGGCTCGGCCTGCTTGCGTTCAACGGCACGCGGATCGCCCACCCCGCGGCGCTGGTCGGCGTCGCGGCGGGCTTCTCGCTGGCCGTCGTCGCCGTCGGGCTCGGCATCGCCCTGCTCGCGCCCGACCGCCGGCAGGCGCAGTTGCTGTACTCCTCGGGCATCCTGCTGGTGTTCACCGCGGCGACGCTGCTGCCGGCGGCCCCGCCGAACGTTGTGGCGAAACTCGCCATCGGGAGCGCGACGACGCTCTCGTGGGTCGCGGCGGCCGGCTACGTCGCGCTCGGCGTCGTCTGCGTGGCCGTCGTCCGGGCGGCCGTCGGGCGGGCGAACCCCGAAAGCCTGTAA